A segment of the Pseudoalteromonas sp. DL-6 genome:
TCCCAGCAAAATAGTTACGCCTAAAAACACCTTAAGTGGAGTGCGTTTGTTATTTTCCATCGCTACATGAGCAAAATGCAGAGTTACCGACGACGCTAATAAAATAAGGGTATTTATCAGTGGTAACCCTTGCCAGCCCATTGCTTGCGTAGAGGTGCCCCCTGGGGTATTTAACAATGGCCACACAGCCTCAAAAGTAGGCCATAACACTTCGTTAGTCATGGCGTTGTTATCGGCGCCTCCAAGCCAAGGCACAGAAAACATGCGGGCATAAAAAAGGGCGCCAAAAAAGGCCATAAAAAACATGACTTCTGAAAAAATAAACCAGCTCATACCTTGCCTGAATGAGCGATCCATTTGTGCAGAATATAAACCTTGATGAGACTCTTCAATCACATTTTTAAACCAGCTAAACAGCATATAAAGCAATACGGCAATACCCACATACAGTAAGTAAACACCACTGCCTCCCTCTTTACCCATATCCATAACTGTTAAGGCTGCCCCTACCGCAATAAAAAATAGCGCCACCGCGCCAACTATTGGCCATGGACTTTGATCAGGTACGTAATAATGTTCATATTTTTGATTCATTTCATTTGCTCCTAGTTTTTCACTAGTTTTATAAGCTAGTTATTACTGGCTACTAACTTCTCGCTAATATCAAATACGGTATAAGACAGAGTTAACTCCTCCACATCACTAGGTAACTCAGTATCAACATAAAAAAGTAATTTAAACTCTAACTCCTCGCCAGCCTTCAAAGGTTGCTGGTCAAAGCAAAAACACGCTATTTTGTGTAAATACTTAGCCGCTTTACCCGGCGCTACCGAGGGTATCGCTTGCATCACTTTGTCTTCATTACTGTTGTTTTTAGCGCTAAACATAACCTCACGCATGGCCCCTGGTTTTACATCTACACTGTATTCTTTAGATTTAACCTCAAAAGGCGCACCACTTTGGGCATGGGTGGTAAAACTAACGCTGACCTCTCTATTCTCAGTAACCAAGGTACTTTGCTGTGCTTGTTCTAACGAGGGCTTACCATTAAGCCCCGTTATATCGCAAAACACGTCATATATAGGTACCATGGCAAATGCAAAAGCAAACATTGCAATGCAAATAACCACCAGCTTTTTTAATAACGGTAGATGACTCATTATTTAATATCCGGCGGCGTTGAGAACGTATGGTAAGGCGCTGGTGAATCAACTTCCCATTCAAGCCCTTCAGCTCCATCCCAAACTTTTGCAGGCACTTTATCGCCCCCTTTTGCACATTTATACACAACGACAACAAACAGTAATTGCGATAAACCAAAGGCAAACCCACCTATACTAATAATGGCGTTAAAGTCAGCAAACTGCAGTGCATAATCTGGAATTCGACGTGGCATACCGGCTAATCCCACAAAATGCATTGGGAAAAACAGCACATTTACACTTACCAAAGACAACCAAAAATGCCATTTTGCCAAGGTAATATTGAACATATTTCCGGTCCATTTTGGCAGCCAATAATAAGCCCCTGCCATAATAGAAAATACCGCGCCCGTTACGAGTACATAATGAAAGTGTGCAACCACAAAGTAAGTATCGTGGTATTGAAAATCAGCAGGCGTAATAGCCAGCATCAATCCCGAAAAACCACCTAAAGTAAACAGCACAATAAATGCGATACTAAATAACATAGGCACTTCAAAGCTAATAGAGCCACGCCACATAGTTGCTACCCAGTTAAATACTTTTACGCCGGTAGGTACCGATATCAACATAGTCGCGTACATAAAAAACAACTCACCCGCCACGGGCATACCAGTGGTAAACATATGATGTGCCCACACGATAAAGCTCAACAAGGCAATCGAGGAAGTGGCGTACACCATAGAGGCGTAACCAAATAGTTTTTTACGTGAAAAAGTAGGAACAATCGTAGAGATAATGCCAAAGGCAGGCAAAATCATAATATAAACTTCAGGATGACCAAAAAACCAAAATATATGCTGGAACATTACCGGATCGCCACCACCAGCGGCGTCAAAGAAGCTGGTCGCGAAGTATTTATCGGTGAGTACCATAGTAACTGCACCAGCAAGTACCGGCATTACTGCAATAAGTAAAAAAGCCGTGATCAGCCATGTCCACACAAATAACGGTAGCTTCATCCACGTCATTCCAGGGGCGCGCATATTCACTATGGTTACCACCACATTAATGGCTCCCATAATCGAACTAATACCCATAATATGCACCGCAAACACAAACATTGCTGTGTTGTCGTTACTATAAGTGGTGGAAAGCGGAGCGTAGAAGGTCCAACCAAATGCAGGGCCGCCACCAGGCATAAACAGTGACGCTAGCAGAATTAAGAACGCAAACGGTAAAATCCAAAAACTCCAGTTGTTCATTCTCGGTAATGCCATATCTGGCGCACCAATCATTAGCGGGATCATCCAGTTTGCCAATCCAGTAAATGCAGGCATTACTGCACCAAATACCATGATCAGTCCATGCACTGTGGTCATTTGGTTAAAAAAGTGTGGATCAACTAACTGTAAACCCGGCTGAAATAGCTCAGCCCGGATCACCATGGCCATTGCTCCACCAATTAAAAACATAGTGAGTGAAAAAATTAAATATAAGCTGCCTATGTCTTTATGGTTGGTTGTAAATAACCAGCGTTTAAAGCCAGTAGCGGGTTGATGGGCATGATGAGCCTCATTGGTATTAGGTTGTTCTGCAATGCTACTCATTATTTAGCCTCCCCATCAGCATCCAGTGCCGCTTGTATTTCGCTTGGTTGAATTACCTCTCCGGTGTCATTACCCCATGCGTTACGTTTATAAGTAATAACGGCTGCTATCTGCTTAATAGATAATTGCTTGGCAAAAGACTGCATCGCTGTACCAGGCTTGCCATAAAGTAAAATATCGATGTGACCTTTAATATCACCTACCACTATTGGACTGCCTTTAAGTGCAGGAAAAACCCCTGGCAGGCCTAAACCTGTAGGTTGGTGACACGCAGCACAGCTCGCCATATAAACTTGCTCACCCAGTGCCATTAACTCTTCTTTTGGTACTACTTGGTCAAGTAGCGCCGCACTTTCGGCGGCCGCTTTTTGTTTAGCTTGTTTAGCCTCTGCCAACCACGTTTTGAAGTCTTCTTCTGTTTTTGCTTCTACCACAACAGGCATAAAGCCATGATCTTTACCACACAGCTCTGCACACTGCCCGCGGTAAGTACCTACTTCATTAATATTGGTCCATGTTTCATTGATAAACCCCGGATTTGCATCTTTTTTAACAGCAAAATCAGGTACCCACCATGAGTGAATCACATCATCTGAGGTCATTAAAAAACGTACTTTTTGATTAATCGGTAGCACCAGCGGCTTATCTACTTCAAGTAAATAGTTCGGGTTTTTATCGGCAAGATTCGTTATTTCATTTTGAGGAGTCGCTAACATTGAATAAAACTCAACGTCCTCCCCCATATATTCGTAATGCCACTTCCACTGTGATCCAGTAATTTTTATGGTGATATCAGCTTTGCTGGCATCCTCCATGGCAATTAGGGTTTTAGTCGCAGGAATGGCCATAACAATTAAGATGACAAAAGGAATAGCAGTCCAGAGTATTTCTACTTTGGTGCTTTCATGAAACTGGGCAGGGACAGCCCCTTTAGATTTGCGATGATGAATGAGTGCCCAAAACATAATGGCAAACACGATCACCCCAATCACACAACATATTAAAAATATAGTCATGTGTAGTTGGTATACATTATTACTTATATCAGTTACGCCTTTACGCATATTATATTGGCTATTAGCAAGCACATTTTGCGAAAAAACTAACAATATAAGCCACAAGGAAGAACTCAGCTTACCCATGTGACGGCTCCTTTGATGCTATTGCTGACGCAAAGCGAAGGGACATACGACTTAAACGCCCATTCGTTATTTTTATTTTTTATAAGGGTGCTGGAGTTATTAAATGTGTGTGCTCAAAACGACTACGCTGTGAGTTATTTTTATTCCAGCTCTTTAATAACTAGTTAAAAAATAAACAATAAGCAAGGTGAGTATGAAAAATAAACAAGGGGTTACTTAAAAAAGTGCAGCAAAAAAATAGTCACTAATTAGTTAGTTAACCTAAGAGTCAGAGGTGGTAAGGGGTAGCTTGAATAACAGCGGAAAAAATATAAAATTTTATGATTTAAAAATAATTAGGATAAATTTATTTATATAAGTATTTAGCGATGTTATTTACAATAACAAAAGCGATTAAAAAGCAGTACCATAAAAATAATACAAGTAAAATCAGCGCCTAATTAATATTAAGCGCTAAGTTATGTTTAACTATCACATCCAGTCAGCGTTACGAATAACACCTACCGCTAAGCCTTCAATATTGAAAGATTCATTTTCCAAGTCGACTTCAATTGCCGAAAACTCGTCATTTTCAGCATGCAGTAATACTTTTCTGCCGGCTTTTTCTAGGCGTTTAACCGTAACATCATCATCCACTCGAGCAACAATAACCTGACCATTTTCAGCCACTTGAGTTTTATGTACAGCGAGTAAGTCGCCATCCATAATACCAATATCTTTCATACTCATGCCGTTAACACGCAGTAAAAAATCGGCCGCAGGTTTAAACATTAAAGGGTCAATTTTACAGTGGCTTTCAACATGCTGTTGCGCCAATATTGGCTCACCCGCAGCAACCCGACCAATTAAAGGCAAGCCTAATTGCTCTGGCTCTTCTTCTTCAACAAGCTGAATGCCGCGACTCGCACCCGGCTTCATTTTAATTACACCTTTTTTAGCCAGTGCTTTTAAGTGTTCTTCTGCAGCATTTGCACTTTTAAAACCCAGTGTTTGTGCAATTTCGGCACGTGTAGGAGGCATACCAGTGTCTTTAATAAACACTTTGATAAGTTCGAGTATTTGCGCTTGGCGTTTTGTTAATGGTCGCATACAACTGGTTTTCCATACAGTACAATTAACTGTGAGTATATACAGTTATTTAAAAATCGCAAATATAAATTAAGACCTTATAAGTCATGATGGCTAAACAATAAGATGCTTTAAAACCGCAATAATAAATGTAATTATTAGCAGTGCATTATCATATTAATTCTCAATTACTTATCCAAGGAGCTAGCATGAGTATTTGGCACCAACCAATTACATTAGAGTTTTGTAAGCAATTAGATCAAGGGATCACTGGCCAAGGCACGCTCATGAAGACCATGGGAATTGAAATCAGTGAAATTGGTGATGACTACTTAGTCGCCACTATGCCAGCCATACCTGAGCACCATAATCCAATGGGTATAGTGCATGGTGGTGCCAATGTCGTGCTTGCTGAAACAGTAGCAAGTTATGCCGCTAACTTTGTGGTTGATTTCAGTCGATTTTATTGTGTTGGGCAAGAGATCAGCGCAAGCCACTTAAAAGCGTCACGCAACGGCACATTAACCGCCACCGCAAGGGCTTATCATATAGGTAAACGCAGCTCGGTTTGGGATATTAAAATAACCAATAGCCGCAATGAGCTTTGCTGCGTATCAAGAATGACCGCAGCCGTAGTCGAGCGAAAAGGTTAAATTACTTTTCCAGAGGGTAAATAGTAACTTCAATGCCTGCGCCAATTGCAGATATGCGTAACAAGGTATCTGCATGCAAGGCCTGATTAAAACATTTTGGCGACGTACCAGACTCAAACCCCATATCAAACGTTCTGCGAGAGCAACTTAACCATTGCTTTAATGCATTGCGTGAACACGACTCGATTAACTCACACAAGTGATTAATTGCTTTATCGGGTGTGGTTATTTCACCAGCCACCTCAATGCGTGCCAGTTGGCGGTATTCGTCTTTATCATAATGTAAAATGGTTGCGACCTTTTTTAAATCAGCAACTAATACGCTAATATCTTGCTTTGACTCAAGCTCTAGATCTACATTTAAAAATTGAATTTCCGACATACAGTTGTGTTACCCCACTTAAATTTCACCGCAAACTTTAACCTAATTTTGCATTTATACCAAATCAACAGCTTATAATTTATTTAATTCCTTTATTAAGCTGCAAGTATTAAAGTAACGGTTAATACAGCTATTAACCTAATGATAGCTAGCTCCATTAGGTACCTTGCACAAAAAATAATAATAATGAGAAAGCGAATGAACAAACGCATTTTTAAAACAGCCCGTAAGCTGCATAAATGGCTAGGCTACTTTTTAGTAATACAAATTTTTGCATGGCTGCTTGGCGGTTTATTTATGAGCGCCATGCCACTTGAAAAAGTACACGGTAAACACCTTGCAAACCGCCAACTAGAAAACCCTTTCAGCCAAGCCGATTACACAGCCTCACTTGATAAAATTATTGCAAATACACCACAACCCCAACAAATTAATTATAGTCATTTTTTAAATATCCCAGTAATTACGGTAACTACAGCAAGTAAAATCTATAGTTTTAATGGTGTAACCGGCAACCCACTCCCACCACCAAGCAAGGCACAAATCATCGCTAATGCCCAGGCTCACCTTTTAATTAAAGCAAACGTTATAAGCACAAAAAATCTGGCAACCAGTTTTAGAGAAGCCGGGTTTAAAGAAAATATTTGGCAGGTTAATTTTAACGATATGTTTAGCACCAGCTTATATTTTAATGCTGATAACGGCGAGTTCATTACAGTTCGCAGTAATATTTGGCGAGTGTTTGACTTCTTTTGGATGCTACATATTATGGATTACGATGAGCGCGAGGATTTTAACAACCCGTTACTTATTAGTTTTGCTGCCAGCAGTGTATTTTTTAGCTTTACTGGTTTTATTTTATTACTGCAAAACATCCGATTCAGAACAAGAAAACGTCAGCTATCCTGAGCTTTTAAGTGGATTCGGTTGAAAACTGATTTACCATTTAGGTTATTCACTCTAAAATCGCAGCTCCTGTAGTTCACTAAAGTGATAGGATATGCCGCATTTTATTTTTGCGTTATTGCTTTGCGTTGTCAGCTTTAATCTAAATGCTGAGCAATTTACTCGTTTTTCCAGTGCTAAAAAACACTTAATTAAAACCTTACCAACGGATGCAAAAAGTATCTATTGTGGTTGCGACATAAAACGTAAAGGCAAAAAGTTAGTACCCGATGCAACCCATTGTGGTTATGTGCCACGCAACACATTTACCCGCTCAGGTAACGTGAATCAACGCGCTCTACGAATAGAATGGGAACATATTGTACCCGCTTGGGAGTTTGGTCATCAGTTACAATGCTGGCAAAATGGTGGACGCAAAAATTGCCGTAAAGTAAGTGCAAAGTTTCGCATGATGGAAGCTGATATTAACAATTTAGCTCCCGCAATCGGTGAAATTAACGCTGATCGTTCAAACTATCGCTTTGGCATGTTAGCCCAAAATGCTAATCAATATGGTCGCTGTGAGGTTAAGGTTAATTTTAAACAACGCGTTATTGAACCGCCGGTTTATGCACGTAAACGTATTGCCGATGCATACGCTTACATGCAAAAAACTTATGGTTTAAAAATATCAAATAAACAACAAAAGCTGTTTAATGCGTGGCAACAACAAGCTTATGCCGCAAACACCGACAGTAAAAAGCTGTAAACTTATGTTTATAATGCTTGGTGTGGTCCAAATATTTCGTAATGAATATTCGCGCTCTGTACACCTAAATCAAGTAGTTGGCCTTTTACATAAGCCATGAACGAAGCTGGTCCACACAAATAAAATACACCCTCACTAATAGGCAGTGATGCCTCAAGCACAGATAAATCCATAAGCCCTGTGTAATCACATCCCTCACCACCTTGATTAAACCAGGTTAAGGTTTTTAGTTGTGGATACATAGCCGTTTGCTGAGCTAGGTAGTCTTTAAATGAATACTCAAGGCTATTTTCACACGCGTGTAAGTAACTAATCGCTTGATTAGTATTGCCACTCAATAGCGTTTGCAGCATAGCCATCATTGGGGTTTGGCCAACACCTGCAGAAATAAGCACAACGGGGCTTGTTGCATCTTTCAAAAAGAAATCACCTGCTGGTGGGTATAGCTCTACTAGTGCGCCCTGCTCTAGTGAGTGTAAATAGTTAGACACCACGCCAGGCTGTGGTTGGCACTCTTTTTTAACGCTAATACGATAGTTTTTAGCATTGCTCTTTTGCGAAATAGAATACTGGCGGATCTCTTCATATTCAGCCCCCTCAGGCTTAACTTTAATGCCAAGATATTGTCCTGGCTTGTGGGAAATAACAGCTTTGCCGTCTAAAGGTGTGAGGATAAAGCTGGTTACAAATTCAGACTCAACATGTTTATGAGTAATTTCAAACTTCCGTGTACCTACCCAGCCACCATGATTATTTTTACTGTGTGCATACAACGCTGCTTCTTCGGTAATACAAATATCAGCCAGTAGGTTATAAGCTTCTCGCCATGCGTATTCAACATCAGCTGTAAACTGATCAGGAATAAGCTCTTTAAGTGTGCCGATCAAATGCGCCCCTACAATAGGGTAGTGTTCGGGTAAAATATTCAAGCTGGTATGCTTATGGTTAATTCTAGCTAATGCCTCTTTTAACACGGCTAAATTATCAATATTTTGCGCATACGCAGCCAAGGCATTAAATAATGCAAATTGCTGACGACCCGTTTCTTGGTTAGTCATATTAAAAATATGTTTAAGTTCCGGGTTATGGCTAAACATGCGCTTATAAAAATGATCGGTGACGGCTGTACCCGCTTCTGCAAGTAATGGAGCTGTACTTTTTACAATCTCAATAGTTTTTTCAGATAACATTTTGGTTTCCTATGGGTGAACTAACCACGACGCCCATCAACACGACGCCGCGTTAATATAGGAGTGCAGTGAATTAAAAATAATAAAAAGGCCAGTAACCAAAGCACAGCACTGATCTGCCAAGCTAGGTGTGGCCCAATAAAAGACGGGAGAAAAGCACGAATAATTGCGGCACTAAACACCAATGCAAATGCAAGATTCATAAAACCAGGAATACTAAGTGAGCGACCGGTATGTCCTAGTGATACCCGTGTCATCATGGCTAAAATCATCATGCCGATACCACCAATAGTGATAAAATGCAGAGCGTCTTTAAACAGTATTGCACTGCTGTAAAAACTGATTGCCACTAACATTAAACCTATACCTAAAGCTAAATACGCAAAGTGTAACGACCATAATAATGGGACTTTTAAGACTTGCTTGTTCCACCAGCAAACACCGCGAACTAAATGCAAAAACGCTGCACTCATCACAACTAGTGTCGGGTTAATTACAGTGAAAAATAATTTACTAATAAAAAATAATGCTATCGCCAATACCGATAAGTATAAAATAGCTTTATCTATGTTTGGTGTGCGTACCTGCTTAGATAAGCCCAGCCCTTTGGCAGTAAAAAAGGGTAATACACGCCCAGCTACAACCCCCACCAACAAGCTTATAACCAGTACTGCGGTATCAACCATCGCCAGCGCTAGCTGCGTTTGGTTTTTTAGCACTAGTATTAAATACAACATATTGAGCGTACATAAAAATGAAAGAATAAATAAAAACAAGTAGTTGCGTTTACTGCTCGCTTTTATCAACATGCTGGCTAACACTATAATTACCGAGAGCCACCAAATAACTTGTAAAATCAGTACCGCATAAACATTAAACTGATCAATGCTAGGCACAACTACAAAAAAACTAAGCCGTGCACTAAGCCATATTAGGCTAAGCCACATCAATGGTTTACCGTTAATACTTGCAACACCGGTCCATGTTTGTGCTGCAGTAAGTAAAAAGCCAGCCACAACCACGCCCGCAAAACCAAATAACATTTCATGTGCATGCCACAAATTAGCAGGCATAGCTAAATGCCACTGTGCATCGCCACTTAAAATAAGTAACCAATAACCCACAGATAAACACGCTAGTGAGCCACCCGCTAAAAAAAAGGGTCTAAACGCCAACATCCATAATGACCATTGCGATACTTGATGAAATGCGACCTGCGCTAGCATAGGTTCGGCTAAATTTATGGGCTTCATTAGCGCCCCTCCTGCCCCAGCCCATGCTGCGCCACACAGCGCAGTACGTAACTCACTTTGACAATAGCCGCGAGGACAATCGTGCTAATGTGTGCAAAAATTTGTACCGGTATCGAAAAATAGCCTGCATAGGGATAACTTATTAACAGCGTAATCAACACCCCAAATACGCTAATACATAGCACCTTATTTGCATGAGATAGCAAACGGTAATACAGAGAATTAGACTCCACTGAATAATTAACCTGCTCTAAGAAAGTACTGCCCATAACAACCCCAATAACTGCTTTCGTTATTTTGTCATTACACAGACCATGCCAATTAAATAAACACTTTAAATTCAATGCATTATTTAATTTCACTTTACAAAAAGAGTCTTTATGACCTACTATAAAAACCAATAAAATACACTAATAGGTCATTTTGACATGAACCAACAACTCAACCTGACTCAAGTTGCCTTGGAGCTTGCACAAAGCACCTTACATGCGCACAGTTTCGAGCAACTTTTAGCCACGGTTGAACGTGTTATTCCAAGTGATGCTAGCGCCTTGTTAATTCGCCAAGGCGAGCAATTAAAGCCTTTAGCGATTAAAGGTTTAATGCCTGATAGCTTAGGCAGGCGTTTTAATATTGCAGAGCATCCTCGTCTTGATGCTATTTGTAATCACCGCTTGGCACTGCAATTTGCACATGACTGCCCGCTTCCAGACCCATATGACGGCTTACTACTAGCTAAAACCGGTGATATTCCAGTGCATGCCTGCTTAGGTTTACCGCTTTACGATAAAGATTCGCTGCTTGGTATTCTGACCTTTGATAGCCTAAACGCTGATGCGTTTGACGGCATTACCGCTGATACACTCAACACCTTACAAACCTTGTGCAGTGCGCACTTTAAAACCGCCCTAGAGCTTGCCCATTACAAACAACATGCCCAGCACTCAAGTGAATTAGTACAAGCGTTAAACCGTGAGGCACTTAAACGTGATGGTGGTGAAATTATTGGCCAAAGCCCAGTAATACAAACGCTTAAAAATGAGATAAAACTAGTTGCGGCATCAAACTTTAGCGTCCTTATTTTAGGTGATACTGGGGTTGGCAAAGAATTGGTGGCGCGTAATATTCACTTGCATTCAGCACGTAAAGATCAGCCATTAATTCATTTAAACTGTGCGTCTCTGCCTGAAAACCTCGCCGAAAGTGAATTTTTTGGCCATGCAAAAGGCGCCTTTACGGGTGCGCAAAATGCTCGCCAAGGTAAGTTTCAATTAGCCGATGGCGGTACCTTATTTTTGGATGAAATAGGCGAGCTACCACTGGCAATGCAAAGTAAATTACTACGGGTACTGCAAAGTGGCGAAGTACAAACCGTTGGTGAAGATGAACTTAAATATGTTGATGTTAGAGTGATTGCAGCCACTAACCGTGACTTAAAACACGAAGTTGAACAGGGACGATTTCGCGCCGACTTATACCACCGCCTAAGTGTGTACCCGCTGAGTGTGGCGCCGTTAAAAGCCCGTGATGAAGATGTTATTTTATTAGCCGGTTATTTTTTGGAAAAAACAGCTCGAAAGCTTGCCATTAAACAGTTAAAACTCAGCATTGAAACGCAATTACTGCTTAAAAAATATGACTGGCCTGGCAATGTAAGAGAGCTGGAACATGTTATTAATCGCGCCGCATTAAAAGCTAAACAGTATCAATGGCAACAACCAATTATTACTATTGAGCCAGAGCATTGTGAGCTAAATTTAAGCGCTATTAATACTTTTGCACTTGAACACTCAAACCAGCTTGCAACCACACCTTTGGCAAACAACATTTCGTTAAAGCAAGCCACCGATACTTACACTCAGCAACTTATTATACAGCAACTTCAACAGCATAATTATAACTGGGCAAGCACAGCCCGTAGTTTGCAGGTCGACCGCGCTAACTTAACGCGGCTAGCCAAGCGCTTAGGTATTTCAGTTAAAAAATCAATCTAATACTTAACTTAATTTACGCTGCTTAAAATAAGTTTTTAATAACTGACTAAACGCTTGCACTTTCGCAGTACGATGCACTAAATGATGCGTCACTAACCATAAGTCAGTAGGCCAACTTAGTTCGTTAGGTAATACAGGGACTAAATCAGGGTATTGCGCTGCAACATCATGCTGTAATCCGCCAATCCCTAGCCCCTTAACGATGGCGCGAGTGGCCTCTGAGGTTTCTGATACTCTAAGTTTAACTTGCGACGGAGGAATATTTTCATCAACCCATGCAAAAT
Coding sequences within it:
- a CDS encoding cytochrome c oxidase subunit 3 — translated: MNQKYEHYYVPDQSPWPIVGAVALFFIAVGAALTVMDMGKEGGSGVYLLYVGIAVLLYMLFSWFKNVIEESHQGLYSAQMDRSFRQGMSWFIFSEVMFFMAFFGALFYARMFSVPWLGGADNNAMTNEVLWPTFEAVWPLLNTPGGTSTQAMGWQGLPLINTLILLASSVTLHFAHVAMENNKRTPLKVFLGVTILLGVCFLGLQVEEYIYAYNDLNLTLDAGIYGNTFFLLTGFHGMHVTLGTIILLIVFLRILKGHFTKNKHFAFQAAAWYWHFVDVVWLCLFVFVYVL
- a CDS encoding cytochrome c oxidase assembly protein; the encoded protein is MSHLPLLKKLVVICIAMFAFAFAMVPIYDVFCDITGLNGKPSLEQAQQSTLVTENREVSVSFTTHAQSGAPFEVKSKEYSVDVKPGAMREVMFSAKNNSNEDKVMQAIPSVAPGKAAKYLHKIACFCFDQQPLKAGEELEFKLLFYVDTELPSDVEELTLSYTVFDISEKLVASNN
- the ctaD gene encoding cytochrome c oxidase subunit I; translation: MSSIAEQPNTNEAHHAHQPATGFKRWLFTTNHKDIGSLYLIFSLTMFLIGGAMAMVIRAELFQPGLQLVDPHFFNQMTTVHGLIMVFGAVMPAFTGLANWMIPLMIGAPDMALPRMNNWSFWILPFAFLILLASLFMPGGGPAFGWTFYAPLSTTYSNDNTAMFVFAVHIMGISSIMGAINVVVTIVNMRAPGMTWMKLPLFVWTWLITAFLLIAVMPVLAGAVTMVLTDKYFATSFFDAAGGGDPVMFQHIFWFFGHPEVYIMILPAFGIISTIVPTFSRKKLFGYASMVYATSSIALLSFIVWAHHMFTTGMPVAGELFFMYATMLISVPTGVKVFNWVATMWRGSISFEVPMLFSIAFIVLFTLGGFSGLMLAITPADFQYHDTYFVVAHFHYVLVTGAVFSIMAGAYYWLPKWTGNMFNITLAKWHFWLSLVSVNVLFFPMHFVGLAGMPRRIPDYALQFADFNAIISIGGFAFGLSQLLFVVVVYKCAKGGDKVPAKVWDGAEGLEWEVDSPAPYHTFSTPPDIK
- the coxB gene encoding cytochrome c oxidase subunit II, whose translation is MGKLSSSLWLILLVFSQNVLANSQYNMRKGVTDISNNVYQLHMTIFLICCVIGVIVFAIMFWALIHHRKSKGAVPAQFHESTKVEILWTAIPFVILIVMAIPATKTLIAMEDASKADITIKITGSQWKWHYEYMGEDVEFYSMLATPQNEITNLADKNPNYLLEVDKPLVLPINQKVRFLMTSDDVIHSWWVPDFAVKKDANPGFINETWTNINEVGTYRGQCAELCGKDHGFMPVVVEAKTEEDFKTWLAEAKQAKQKAAAESAALLDQVVPKEELMALGEQVYMASCAACHQPTGLGLPGVFPALKGSPIVVGDIKGHIDILLYGKPGTAMQSFAKQLSIKQIAAVITYKRNAWGNDTGEVIQPSEIQAALDADGEAK
- the lexA gene encoding transcriptional repressor LexA — encoded protein: MRPLTKRQAQILELIKVFIKDTGMPPTRAEIAQTLGFKSANAAEEHLKALAKKGVIKMKPGASRGIQLVEEEEPEQLGLPLIGRVAAGEPILAQQHVESHCKIDPLMFKPAADFLLRVNGMSMKDIGIMDGDLLAVHKTQVAENGQVIVARVDDDVTVKRLEKAGRKVLLHAENDEFSAIEVDLENESFNIEGLAVGVIRNADWM
- a CDS encoding PaaI family thioesterase, which codes for MSIWHQPITLEFCKQLDQGITGQGTLMKTMGIEISEIGDDYLVATMPAIPEHHNPMGIVHGGANVVLAETVASYAANFVVDFSRFYCVGQEISASHLKASRNGTLTATARAYHIGKRSSVWDIKITNSRNELCCVSRMTAAVVERKG
- a CDS encoding endonuclease translates to MPHFIFALLLCVVSFNLNAEQFTRFSSAKKHLIKTLPTDAKSIYCGCDIKRKGKKLVPDATHCGYVPRNTFTRSGNVNQRALRIEWEHIVPAWEFGHQLQCWQNGGRKNCRKVSAKFRMMEADINNLAPAIGEINADRSNYRFGMLAQNANQYGRCEVKVNFKQRVIEPPVYARKRIADAYAYMQKTYGLKISNKQQKLFNAWQQQAYAANTDSKKL
- the hmpA gene encoding NO-inducible flavohemoprotein encodes the protein MLSEKTIEIVKSTAPLLAEAGTAVTDHFYKRMFSHNPELKHIFNMTNQETGRQQFALFNALAAYAQNIDNLAVLKEALARINHKHTSLNILPEHYPIVGAHLIGTLKELIPDQFTADVEYAWREAYNLLADICITEEAALYAHSKNNHGGWVGTRKFEITHKHVESEFVTSFILTPLDGKAVISHKPGQYLGIKVKPEGAEYEEIRQYSISQKSNAKNYRISVKKECQPQPGVVSNYLHSLEQGALVELYPPAGDFFLKDATSPVVLISAGVGQTPMMAMLQTLLSGNTNQAISYLHACENSLEYSFKDYLAQQTAMYPQLKTLTWFNQGGEGCDYTGLMDLSVLEASLPISEGVFYLCGPASFMAYVKGQLLDLGVQSANIHYEIFGPHQAL
- a CDS encoding NnrS family protein translates to MKPINLAEPMLAQVAFHQVSQWSLWMLAFRPFFLAGGSLACLSVGYWLLILSGDAQWHLAMPANLWHAHEMLFGFAGVVVAGFLLTAAQTWTGVASINGKPLMWLSLIWLSARLSFFVVVPSIDQFNVYAVLILQVIWWLSVIIVLASMLIKASSKRNYLFLFILSFLCTLNMLYLILVLKNQTQLALAMVDTAVLVISLLVGVVAGRVLPFFTAKGLGLSKQVRTPNIDKAILYLSVLAIALFFISKLFFTVINPTLVVMSAAFLHLVRGVCWWNKQVLKVPLLWSLHFAYLALGIGLMLVAISFYSSAILFKDALHFITIGGIGMMILAMMTRVSLGHTGRSLSIPGFMNLAFALVFSAAIIRAFLPSFIGPHLAWQISAVLWLLAFLLFLIHCTPILTRRRVDGRRG